In Falco peregrinus isolate bFalPer1 chromosome 9, bFalPer1.pri, whole genome shotgun sequence, the genomic stretch AAACAGGGGAAAATTTCTATGGTGTTTATCCGGAGGACAGTCTGTGGGTTCACGATGactgaaaaagaatgaaaagagagagaaaaaaaaaaaagatcagatgACAGCACATAACTGTTGCATACCTTTCGAAAGGCTCCTGCTGGCTTAGCAACATTAAGGCATGCCAAGGCGTGACGGTTTCTAGGAGGGGGTGTGCTGGCAGATGCTGCCACATTGGCAGGACAGCTGCATACTGTTGGTACGGCATCAACAAGGGGTCCAGGCAGAGCTCCCGTGGGACTGTGTTAGACTGGTCGAGGTTTTAGCATCCATTCCATAAACCAACAGTcataatttttctctctcagccGTATTTGAGAAGGGACGGTCATTTGGTAATCAAAAAGCCTGCCACAGGATACTGTTAAGACTTGCTAATATCTGTGATAACACAGCAAACATTTAAGGCTTTGGAAAGGGAACAGGATTGCTTTTCTGCccagggaatttttttttccagtaaggTCTTTTGCAAGGCTATTCAACAAAGGGTGCTGGACCAAGGGAGTATTAAGTCACTGTGCTCTGCATACAGTGGGCACACCtggggcagcaggctgggaaagAGGTGCTGTGCCATGAGCGGTCCTGGGGACGTGGTAAATGAGTCTCCTTCCCCAGACACTGCCCTTGTGTCATGATACCCCCATCCCAGATCTAGCAACaaaacagcagggaaggaagctgTGTATTCTATTAatcttacttttcttcttttgatagTTGTGCCTCCTCCGAAAGCGCATGTTAATTTTTGGCCACGACTCTGTCTTTTCAATCACAGTAGCCTCCACACGGACGAgatctttccttaaaaataaattttacaagtATCACTTTTTAACTATTTACGTTCTCGTCCTATCTGTAAGCAGGTTTCTGGGGAAAAGCGACACACAGATAACACATCCTGCCTTACAGAGCCCAGATCCACAGGAACTACAAAATCACTGTGGAAAGAGGGAAATCTGTCAGTTTGTTGGCTTCACAGTGCAAAACCAAAAGCCTCAAGGTGCTGTATGTGGATCAGCCAAGTGATACAATAGGTTGTAGGGCAGTACCTCTCTATCACGTGAGCGATAAGATCAGAAACAGCTAGGGAGGCAGTAGCAAGACAAACCTGCAGGAACTTGTAGGATTACAGTAAGTTAATACAGTGCCTCGTCTGGCACATTCACATGATCTTGTGTGTCCTACTTTGCTTATGGTACAGGTCAAACCCACCAGTGGCCCCTTCTTCTGTGCTATGCCGGTCAGCACAGAAGTCCTTCTTCCTTCTACAAAGCATCACAGACAGCTGGAAGAAAGCCTTCTCACCTTGCTCACCTGAAAAAATCCTGGCAAAGGCTCAGTGAAAAGAGATTTGGCCTGCTGTTTCTAGCAGGAAGCACAGCTAATTGGCTCCTGAAGCAAGTCCCTTCTCCTCTCACATGCCTCTCTTCTGCCTCCCACTCTTGGTCTGTCCTGCTTGTTTACCCCAAATTGGAAAAGAAGATGGGGACTCCCTGAGGATTTCAGGTACTGCTGCCTGCCTCGCAGCTCGGGGAGTTCAGACCACTCAAAGACTCAAATTATTTCTATATCTCATTTCTACATATGGAAATTCTCAGCAAGTAAACATCCTCCCTCCCTGAGGAGAGAGATGAAGAGAAGAATACAGCCTGTATTCACAGGCACATAAAAGCACAAAGTAATTAGTCGCTCCACTTTACCTTACCGACACACTCAAACACACCTCCTGCCCGCCCAGGgcttctgcagagctcagaGAAAGTCCCACTGAAGTTAGAAAAAGAATGCTGGGATTTCTAGCTGCTCTATGAAAAATGCCAAGAGCTAGAAAACAAGGTGGCTCTGAAGCACGCACTGGAGGAACAGCTACCTGTCTGCACTACAACTGCTCTCTAGGAAGATAAGTGCCCCCAGACAAGAGCCAGACTAAAGCTTTGGAAAGTGTGGTTTTAATCAACAGCCacaaggagggaggaagagacaCTCTTTCATGCAGCATTGCTGCAGAATATCATTAAAAACTCATTAGCATGCTCACTTTGCCACCGGAAGacatttaaagaacattttcctgACAAATTACTCTGTCTGCACTTAAGGGGGGCAGAGAGGGGAAGCCCATCTAACCTAACTGTTCCAGCAAGGTCACTAGGAGGCCAAAGGCTTTGAGACATTTACCATCTCTCTTAACTTTTACCCTCTGGGGTGTAACATATATCAGAGAttgagagaggaaggaagggcagCCAGAGGAGAAAAACTGATAATACCTGCATTTATTGGCTAGCCcagaagaaaagagacaaaagatGATCTAGATTTTGAGCGGCTGGGTGACCCTCACATCTCAGATAAAGGACATTGTCCAGATTCAGCCCAGTGATAGGATCCAACAGCACTACTGAAATACACAGCGAGCTTTGCAACGTGAGGGAAGAAACCAAGAAATCAACTGCACTTCAGTGGCTGGCCATGTTTTAACACTATAATTAGGGAGCTATACTTCCCGGGTCTAATTCCTGCCTGCTGAAGGATACACTCCCACCGACTTCTCACAGGCTTGGACTGTAAAGGCGTGTAACAAACTCACTAATGATGATCACATGGGAAAACTGGAAAGTGGCCAGGCCAGATAAAGTGACCTGGTCACTGAAATCTCTGGGCAGCTCTCGGGAGAGCCAGGGTTTGCAGTAGCACAGCCAAGCTATCCCTGATACAGCGCTCACCACCGGACTGCACTGGCTGTCCTAGGCTTGGGTAGTATCCAGCCAAAGGCAGAAACATTGACACGGATCTGTAGATAAGTTTTCCCCCGCCACTGCTCATAGATATTGACATGCTTTCAAGTAAACCTTTAAGGGTATTGTTGAGACAATCCAGTATCCAAGCACGGCTTCACTCTGCAAGCCAAAGTTCAAGGCCAAAGGGCCCTGGTAAGTCCTTCTCTGTTGGACAAAGCACTAGGACCTGCTGGCGGAGAGGCTgaagcacaacagaaaacaacttGCTGGTGAAGTGCATAGGAACAGAAAAGCTCTCAGTGAAATAGagcccaaggaaaaaaaacaaaaaacttcatCAAATGTTTTAGGTATGACTGGAAtgtccataaaaataaaaagagggtCACGCGTTTCCCAGAGTCTGACATAGACAGTCGGGCCTGCTGCTGTTAGCAGCAAAATGTTTCATGACAAAACAAGTCTATCAGATTTTTGCAGGAAGCAAGAAAAATTCACACTGAAATCTCATAGATGTAAGTTGGGCTGAAAGCTATTGTCATTAAGCCGTGAAAAAGATCCAGGCAATCCACAGCACCAAAGGATCACAATTCTTAGAGGTAATAATTTCAACTGACAAGCTTGCTTGCTCCCTGCAGAAGGTAACTGAATCCCAGCCTTGCTGTCTGGGAAAAGAACAGGCCCAAGGCCCTTTGCCTTTTCTACTGAAGCCACTGCAAAAATGGACAGgtagcaggagaaaaagcaaggttcatctagagaaaaaaattcccccATCAGTAGTACTTTGTCTAGAAATAAGCTAAGCTTTCTCAGAGGTACCATTCATTCCACTCAGGTCTAAAACAGCTGAGGGTACTGAGCTGATGGCTTGAAATGCAAACCTGCCCAAGGTTATGCTCACTTCTAATCACAGCTTTAAAAGCGCACAACACTTTCTGCATTATACAGCTAAACAAAGTACAGCTGCATACTGCTTGATATCCTTGTGCCAATCGACCAGACAGCAAGTTACttgaacaaacacaaaacccaacagattCCAGAGCAGAAGCCAGCTACAAGTTCCCAGAATAGCCTCTGCCACGCAGATATGTTTTGTTGCACTGTtgttttttaaggcttttaaggAGTGTCATCTTGGGAGGTATCTGActgttacagaaaattaaaacatcacTGTCCGTCCAAAACAGGACAAGTTCCTACCCGCCTCCAAGTTTGAACAGGGAGTGCAGCTGTAATGAACTGTCTTACGCAGACACTGGTGCAAGCATTTactgaagtgtttatttttgaaacaacagaaaaacaaaaccacatttgtTCATACCCAACCTCTTATCTCCCCTCCAAAATGTTTGTGGTTTAGGCACAACTGGGAGCTATGTGAAAGAACTGCAGTCGATGTTGCTCGTGACACGctgggttttgctttcctttcctcagcCCGTATCAGAGCTGGGGACTCGGGAGGTTTCCCTACAGCTTGGGGGGAGGATGGCACCTTCCCACCAGCCTTTCAATCTGCCTGGTGAGCTGCTactgcctcctcctcccaaCATTCTTCCTCTGCCAGTTACTGGAGTTCAGGCTAACACTGGCAGATGTGCAGTTTGGTCTGCTTCAAGCAACTGGCACCACCTTCCACACAttgacagcagctgcaggaacccaacagctgtttctcttcctgcCCTAGAGCTCCTGCGTCTTGCACCGCACACGCCAAGTCCAGCACACAAACTGAGAGTtgcaaaaaaacaccccagagCCACTAGTTAAGACAGCCAGGTGAGGGATGGTGCTCCTAAACTACCTGACATGGCGTATCCATGCCTGCAGAACTTGGGCTCCTCTGAACTTCTGCAAGATGACACTTCTAGTCCTAGTAATGAGATTTCCCTTCCTAAGATCTTCCACGAGGGCAATATCTGGCAATAATTCAAAGACTCCTGCCAACCCGCTCTTCCAGATATATTTGCAGTACTGTTAAAAGGACTGGCAGCTCTCAAAATCCTAACACAGGGAACTCGAAGCAGCTACCACCACTGCAACCAAAGTCATGTTATCAACTGTACAAACATGTTACAAGTAACTCCTAAATACCAACAACCCCCTGGTGCCACAGCAAGCACTCAAAAGTGAAAATGATATGAAACTCTACGGTATTTCTAATCTGAATCTACAAGGCATCAACAAGTAATTCTCAGATGTACAACTTCCTACTCATGGGCCCATCCTCTGCCAAAGTCACTGCAGTTCGAGCTAAGGCCAAAACAAGTGGTTTAGCTTGCAACCAGACCACAGCCAGGGCTTCCAGGTACTTCAAGCACCTGCAACCCACCTCATCTTCACTTGCATTTTACCACTAAAACCTCTTGTCCTGGGGAAAACAACAGTTCATGACTTTGCTTCTGGCTACTGCTAAGAGCTGAGCAATAACACCTGGTCCACACGCACCACTTCCTTTTGGTatagaaaatgctgaagaagcAGGCATTCTGCCAGTTTGTATAGCAGGTCCTACACACTAGGATGGTGCCAAGCAGGTAAAATCCTTCTCCCCAGTTCTGTGACTGCTGGACAGGAAAATCAGGAACTCTAAAATTAAGATTAAGGCCTGCTGGGTTAAGacaaggacaaaaggaaatgggttaaaaaaccccaagtcaAATTAAGGGGTTAAGGGATGGGAAAGGATTTCTGGGTTATTCCAAGATGACTATCACCAGAATTAGGGTAAGGGAGTAAAGATGTTGAAGAGCAAGATTTACTGCTAGTTAGTGCAAGGtttgtaacaagaaaaaaaggtccAACCCAGTAGAGGTGAATATCCTACAGTTACCTTAGTAAAACTCAGCTGTGAAACATGGCTCATTCACTTGGAAAACTAACTGCTGTTCTATCCTGGCAGTGTGGCTATGGTTAGAGTCAGCAGAGGCTGAGAAGCTTTATTGGTGGCTCTTTCAAAAGCCACAGGGCTGGGAAAAAAGCTACTGCTGATAAATCCAAGTTTCTCTTCAGTTTCAGGGACTGTAGGAGCCCTGAAGCCACAATTAAGTACAAGAATTGTTTCAAAGACAATTCTTGTATGAGACATCTTACCCCAGGAGCGGCCTTCCAATAAGTGTGAAGTCATCAGCGCCAACCAGTAAAACCTATGGAAAATAAACGAGGCATATGTCACTGCTTTCTTGTCCCAGTAGAAATGCAAACACTATCTTCCAAATTCTACAGTCACCATAAAGGAGTCAAACTGCTTAAAAATAGGCCTTTACACATTTCAAACCTGATGCTGTTACTAGAGAGGGATGGTGGGAAAAGGCAGCTAACAGGCAAGAAGCAGATTCGTTAAACAGTCAGTCTTCCAGGACAGCTTATCCTACTAAAACATACTTTGGAAGTATCTTTCACATTGATCAGAACACACTGAACCTTTCTGTCCTGGCTCACCAACAGCTGTAAAAGTTATGAAAAGCaatacagggaaaaagaagaatgtgCCTTGTGTGGATCGGAATGAATAGCAGCTCCTAAAATCATTGGATTTTTATAGCAATTGCTCCATGTCCCAGCAGAGAAATACTGTCCTCACCCTCCTCCATCAGGCCTCAAGAgggcaaaaaagaaatgagcatgggggggtggggtgagatTCACCACCTCAGGGACTAGCCCTTTTGTTTCAGGGTATTTCAACCACCTGCTTATCTAAAGGATCAGGCAGGATAATAAAGAGGACATAGTGAGAAGAGGCAGCATTTCTTACAGACTGTCTCCTTCCCCACACTAATTGTACAGCAGCAGTTAAAAGCAGCATACAAATGGTCATGAGATATTCCCAGTTTTCGTTTAGAAACTTGCCAGTAAAATCCCAGAAGAGTTATGGTGGTTAGGCAAGTTTTTCACCTTTAACTCCCATCCAGACCTTTGCATTCCTAGCTGGCTACTTCATGCAAATCACTCCTCTCTGCAAGGACACAGGACACAGCTGAAGGCATGCCTAAAAAGCTGCCTCAAAACTGGACTTCAAAGCAACGGGTAAGTAGAAGAACTGCCCGGCTCTCCTTAACTGCTTACTTGGCTCTAACAACCAATATTAAGATTAAACCAACCCCACTTCGTAATCTTTCATTTAAGCTTTGGATTAATAAACCTCTACAAGCTCCTGCTAGTTAAACAAGGGTAAAGGTAAAGATATTGAATTGCATCTTGGTAATTCTCCCCTACATGCACCATCCCTCTCCCTCCACCCAACACACTCAGCACGATAAGGATCTTGCAAAGCATTGCTCAGCGACAGTCCCTCCGGAGGACTGCAAGTATTTTGGGTGTTGAGAGTTTCAAGGTAAACACAGTCTTCAGCTGCTGTCTCTAGAAATAAcaactgtaattttctttttttggatgAAGTTAGTACAACAAAAATCTGTCTCCTAACAGAGTCTGGCACGACTCACTCCAACCCTGTTCAACAGAAATCACAATAATATTATCACTAACAGAGTAACTGAAATTGGAACAAAACTAAGACAAGGCAAGTAACTGGAGTAAGAACGGGAGATCAGACAGGAGCTATTCAGGACATGTTATTAAAAACTGGTTATGGGTTTTGCCTTAGGGAATGTTCACAGGCAATCTGCTCTAGCCCCACACACAGCATGGCATCACAGGCACTGTGGAAGCATGGCATGTCACCTTTTCCATCCGGATTCGGTCTCCACATTCAGCCTCCAGAACATTGTCCATCATAATCAAGTCTTCACTAGTTATTTTCCACTGCTTGCTGGCAAAGTGGACCACAGCAAAGAGCCTTCCGTACTGCCCCATTGCGATCATCTTGTTCACCTTTTGTACCACTTCTGCGGGCAAACAGCAGGGAAGGAATCAGTGTACAAACCCCCGCAAGGTGTGAAGAACCGCTCAAAACTAACTCAGCCACACTGCTCTCCCACCAAAACTATTACCTTCTGGGAATCTTTAAGCATGGATCAACAGCAATGTTGTTTCCGACAAGGCGTGAACCTCCCTTTCATAAACTTAATTTCTATTTTAGTTGCTGGCAAACCCATGTGTAAGTAAACAGCTAGTATATATACCATGCGGCTGATCTAAGACTGTTGACTTCTCAGCCTATTTCTTAAGCAACCTAAAATGCACTGCATTCAGATATAAAGTGTTCCAGAAAAGAGTGCTCATCCTTGCATTCTACGTTTGGAGGGGAGCAACTCAATTTCCAAGTCATATGCATTAGGCCCAGCACTCTGAATACCGTGTAAGGCATGCAGGAACATCAGGAAGAGTTTGGCaaagtacaaaggaaaaactAACAAAGCTTGGCTTGAGAACTTGTACCTGcagcaaagacaagagagaCCTTTCTGTCAGTCTCTTCCAGAAAATCTCTTCCTGAAAAATCTCTTCCcgtatacacatacacacagagcaGGTGCCAGAAGCGGTACAAATGCCGGGgacaaggtcctgcacatgaACAAACTCAGTTTTCTGTGATCAGCTTCCCATGCACTGaaaccaaaaccagtttttACAGGAACATCAAAAGGTATTGCTTAATAAGTGCCATTCCACTGCCAAATAGTAGCTTTCCACCCACTTGAGCTGTTCAGAAAAACAGCAACTTTTCTATAACtggaaaaatagattttcttcATGGTCCGCAAAAGTggctgaatctttttttttcttttttctaggaatgtaaacaaaacaacatCCATTTGGGACAGGCAAGAATTTAGCAGCCAGTCAAACCAAACCCAGTTCTTACAGGAACACTCTGAAAGTGTCCAAGTTTCAACCCAGCAGATGCAAGCTATTCTAGGAAGAGGTAAGAACCAATTATTTGCAAGGCAGTAGTTACTACAGTTCCCACTACAGTGAAGAGTTTAGCTTCTGTGTTGCTGGAATTGCTGtcccagaagaaaaatctactgTGTGCTCTTTTCTCTGAATCACAGTGGACCACTACAAAAagtccagaggaaaaaaaccaagcacatTTTCCTTGTTATACCCGCAACTGCACTATGGGTACAATAAATTTCTTGCAGCTCTGAACTGCTGATGCAGGTAGACCAGTAGTCCTGTGGTCAAcgtttcaaaaccaaaatttcaAAAATGCTGGCCTACAATTTTCTCTCAGCAAAAAACATGCTGAGTCATGCTCTAACAAGGGTTAGTTCCTTGTCAAGTTTCAACTTTCTATCCATGGGGCTTTATCATCTTTCCATAACCAAAAAAGGTACATTTTCTACACTGTACTTGGGCTCTGAAGTTGTTGATAACTCTTCCAACCACCTCTAGTGACAGGAAACATCAAGTGATGTTACTATTTAACTGCTAGGACAGCAATCCTAAATACCCCTGACTGTTTCCATAGCCAGCAGAAAAATAGAAGGCAGAATTCAAATgctcttgctgtttgctttggatAAGCACAGCCAGGAGATAATGATGCAAGCTCATTAACAGCAGGAGGTTACCAGGCACAGAAATCACAGCAGCCCCGAGGATCCCATGTGAATCAATCAGGTGAACATGGGACCCTGTTCACCACAGGGCTTCAGTAAACCAAACAGAGCAGTTCACAGTTCACTACCGGGTCAAATCACACTCAGACACAGAACATCTGTCACTTGAGCAATCCCAGGAGCACAAAGGAGATAAAAAGCAGGATGAAAAACAGCCAGAGAGGAGACCTGGAGCAGGAGGCTCTCTCTAAAGCACACCAGTCACATAGCTACTAACACACTTCAGTCCGATGATTGGAGACTATCTGCAAAAAGGTGGACACAACCCAGCTTTTCACCTCTCACTCTCCTTGTAAAAGAACTCCTCTCCTTTACTTCCCAGGTCTCTCCCACCTAAAGCAGGAGTCAGATACCTTTCACAGATGTCCCAGAGGTTTACACAACGAGACAGTAAGACTGCCTGTTAATAAACAGAGGAGCTCATTGCCTGTGTGAAGCACAACGCCTAATTGCTACCACCACAGCAACTGCAGAAGGAATTCACCCACTGGGGCTCATTATTGCCTAGTTCTGAGACACATCCCACACATGTGGCTTCCCTGCTACCATCCCCAGCACGGTCTGGATGACAACAGCCCCACTTGGGCAATACGAGGCTAGACACATCTGCCTTCTTGTATTTGATTTTCACCTGCCAGGGGACCTGTGTCTGGTTACAAGTGGAAGATTGACATGTTCTAGTAAGGTGAAGCAATGAGGGAGGGTGGTTGCCAAACATCTGTGGGCACTTCTCTCACTGACCTGTGAGGCTGCCTACTGTACAGTCCACGTGCTCCTTTCAGGAGGACCACTGGCTGCCTTCAACGGTCCTGACTAGATGTGGGGACAGAAACACATTCACTAACATTATGTCACATCCCAGCTGCTCATTGCCTTATGTCACACCTCTGCAGCTCAGTCATGTCCCCACCATCCAACTGCTTATGCTGGCTCTAGtgttttatgcatttaaatacaCCAGCTCTCTGATGTGCCTTCCATCCAACAGCTTTTGCTGGCTTTAGCTTTTTGATTTATCCATTAAAAGACAAATAATTGTTTCCTCCTGTCCAAAAGGCTTGTTTCACACTTTAGAAAGCAACACATCACATCAAGTAAGGTTACTCTAGGAGTGTTACAATCTGTCACACTGTCACAAACTAAGACAACCTCATATTGTACCCAAATCTCCAAtaccagcagctggagcacaagtccaGTGACACTAACACATCTGACAGactgcaaagaacaaaaccaggctCCAGTCATTGAAAACACTTATTTATGCTCAATCAGGCCTGCCACCAGCGGCAATACTGGAGTGCTAGTCTTCACTCAGGGACTTGAGATCTTTACCTGCATGATACTTCGCTTCTTCTACTGGATCTGGAAGTTTCACTTCAGGCCACGGGGGTGAAGTCAGAGATGTTTTGGCAACAAGTCTGTGAATGATAAGGTAAGATTCATTTGTAGCACACAGATATTGTCAAGAGATGTAAAGcatgaagaaagggaaaaaggtaaaagaagCTGCAGATGGGACTAGAAAGTGGTTTTCCACTGGCGAAGCAGAAGTTGTAGAGGAGACTTAATGATTTCTCAGTATGAAAAACTAGATCTAAAACCCACTGGGGCCAGAAGGCAACTTCCCACAGATCACATTTCTCTTTGTAGCAGCTCATGAGCAAGGAGAGGTTTTCTATTCCAATGTAAAGTGTTACGGACAGAGGGAGGCAGACAAGGCAAAAGCCATGTTACCTCTTGAGGAACTAATCCAATGGAGGACACTGGATATAGCAAACTCCTCAGACCCTCCTCCCGACACCTGGCAAAAGCACTCCAGTAGGACAAGAAATGCTGAAGATGAAGCCCATATCAGAAGGCTGTtcaaaaacatgcag encodes the following:
- the MRPL21 gene encoding 39S ribosomal protein L21, mitochondrial isoform X1; protein product: MAAVVAGARWRAAACLLSSVVRQQSSQSTSLQQGLVAKTSLTSPPWPEVKLPDPVEEAKYHAEVVQKVNKMIAMGQYGRLFAVVHFASKQWKITSEDLIMMDNVLEAECGDRIRMEKVLLVGADDFTLIGRPLLGKDLVRVEATVIEKTESWPKINMRFRRRHNYQKKKIIVNPQTVLRINTIEIFPCLS
- the MRPL21 gene encoding 39S ribosomal protein L21, mitochondrial isoform X2, with translation MIAMGQYGRLFAVVHFASKQWKITSEDLIMMDNVLEAECGDRIRMEKVLLVGADDFTLIGRPLLGKDLVRVEATVIEKTESWPKINMRFRRRHNYQKKKIIVNPQTVLRINTIEIFPCLS